The region GCAATCGTTGGCCTTGTACACCTTCTTTCCCAACAACTCTTCCAGCCTTCGGGCTACCGGATCCATGCGGAACTCGTCTTTGGGTTTTCCCTTAGGACGCCCAAGATGGGAAACGAGGATCACCTTGGCACCCCGTTCCAGAAGGAACCGAATTGTGGGAAGACTCTCCACAATTCTGGTATCATCGGTAATATGCCGCTGCTCATCCAGAGGAACATTGAAATCAACCCTGACCAGGACCTTCTTCCCCTTAAGTTCCTCTTTTGAGATATCTCGAATGGTCTTTTTGTTCATAGAATCCACCTCCATTTATTTGCTTTCCAGTAAAAATTGCAGAAATTTGACCCGACTCACCACACCCACCATCTTATTTTCCTTAATCACCGGCACCAGCTCAAGACCCGTCTGCAGAAAGAGGTCCAAAATATCTTCCACGCTCTCTTCTGCTTCAAGGTACTCAAACTTCCGCTCCATAAACTCTGATATTTCCCGATTCGCCAGATCCTTGAGCTTACTCCGCAGGGCAGCAAAAATGCTCCCGGTCAAGGCTACCTCTTTTTGGGCCTCTTCCATGAGTTGCTGGAAGAAGTTTTGCAGAACGAAGTAACCCACCGGCCTTTGCTCGAGGTCAACCACCACCACCCCGCTCATTTTTCTGCGGGCTAAAAACTGCAACACATCCCGCAAAAGGTCAAAATCGTTGACGGAAAGAATTTCTGGCAACATAATTTCTTCAACCAGCACTGTGATTCCCCCTCACGTGGCATCGTGTTTCTCACCTCGGGCACCGCTACCAGTAGGAATGCCGATAGAGACGCACCGAAACTATTTTACTCCATAGCGCTCCCAACGCAAATCCCCCGAGATGGGCAAACCAGGCTACTCCTCCATAGTTAGGAAAAGCCAGAGAAAAAAGCCCGTAGACGATTTGTAAGAGAATCCAGAATCCCAAAAGCACCAGCGCCGGGACCCGCACAAACTGGACAAAAAATCCCCAGAATACCATCACCACCACCCGAGCATAGGGAAAAAACACCAGATACCCTCCCATCACTCCGGCAATGGCTCCACTGGCTCCCACCACCGGCAAAAGGGAGTTCGGAAATATCAGCGCATGGACCAAACCTGCGGTCAAACCGCAAGCCAGGTAAAAAAAGAGAAACTGGAAATGACCCAGGATATCCTCTACGTTGTTTCCAAATATCCACAGATACAGCATGTTAAAGAGAAGATGGAACAAATTCCCGTGCACAAACTGGGAGGTAAAAAGAGTCGTAAGGGGGTTTAAGACTCCCAACAGAGGTCTTGCTCTTCCCCACAAAAACGCCGGAACAAGACCAATTTGAAAAAAGAACTGGTCCGAAGAACCACCAAAGAGTACCTGCCAAAAGAAAATCAGGATATTCAACCCGATTATCAAAACTGTAACCACCGGAAACCGGCGAGTTGGCAATTCATCCCGTATCGGAATCATGGATTAACCATACCACAATCTGGGCTCATTAATCAATAAGTTCAGCGAGAACCTGGTTGGCCAGAACAATCCCTCGGGGAGTGAGTACATACCGCCCCGCAGAATGGTCTAACCAACCTTCCTGTACCAAACGCTTTACGGTTTTCAGTTTCTCCGCTACCATAGAGGGAGGATAACCCTCAAGGTCTTCCATCGCCAGACCTTCGCCCTTCCGTAACCCCATGACCATCACCTCCCCCAATCTGCGGAAAGGAGGAAGCTCCTCCCGAAATGCAATCGGGAGGGTATGTTTCTCCAACGCCTGCACATAGCGTTTGAGAGAATTGGTGTTTCGCTCCCGCACTCCTTTCAGATACGACCAGGCCGAAACCCCCAGACCCAGATATTCCTGGTCACTCCAGTAACGGAGATTATGCCGACACTCATCCCCAGGCTGGGCAAAATTGGAAATCTCATACTGCCGATATCCTGCCTCTCTCAAGCGCACCATGGTCCATTCCCAGAGGACTGACTCGTTCTCCACGGAGGGAAATAAGCGTTTATGACAACGGAAAAACCAGAAGAGGGGACTTTGGGAATGAAGGGTTAAGTTATACACTGAAAGGTGAGGCGGAGCAAAAGTAAGAGCCTGTTCCAGGTCCCTTTGCCAGCGGCTTAAGTCCTGCAACGGAAGGCCATATATCAAATCCATGCTCCAGTAGCGAAAATGCCCCCGAGTCTCATGAAGCGTTTTCCAGAGCACCTCTTTGGGGGTATCCCGGCCCAGAAAAAGGAGATATTCTGGAGTAAAAGACTGTACCCCCACACTGAGGCGATTGACCCCCACCCCACGAAAATCCCCAATTTTCCGCTCATCACCTTCTTGTGGCCGCATTTCCAGAGTAATCTCGGCACGGGGAGAAAAGGAAAAGTACTCTTTCATGGCCCTGAGTACCCAGGCAATAGCCTCAGGCTCAAGAAGCGAGGGGGTACCACCACCGAAATAGACCGTTTCCACGGTCCTCCCCGCCAGGGCATAGCGTTCCACTCTGAGGCAAAGTTCCTGGTAAAGGAAGGCCAGGTAGGAAAGGACCTGAAAGCGATCCTGCCATAGGTAGGAAACAAAATCACAGTACCGACAGCGCGTAACACAAAAAGGAATGTGAATATAAACGGAAAGCGCCTTCATTGATCGCTGCGAAGGACTGCCAGGAATGCTTCCTGGGGGATGCGAACCTTGCCTACAGCTTTCATCCGTTTTTTCCCTTCTTTCTGCTTCTCCAGAAGTTTCCTCTTTCGGGTCACATCGCCCCCGTAACACTTCTGGAGCACATCTTTGCGCAGAGCTGGGATATCCTCCCGGGCAATCACCTTTCCGCTAATGGCCGCTTGGAGCGAAACCACAAAGAGCTGGCGAGGAATGAGTTCTTTCAGGCGTTTCACCAGTTCTCGAGCTCGAGACGAAGCATTCTCCTCGCAGGAAATGAATGACAGACCATCCACCCGCTCCTTGTTCACCAGAATATCGACCCGCACCAACCGGGCAGGACGATATCCCAGAAATTCATAATCGAGACTCGCATATCCACGACTTAAGGCCTTCAGACGGTCATAGAAATCAAGGAGGATTTCCACCATGGGAAGCTCATAGGAGAGTAAGACGGTGTTTTCATCGAGAAAGGTCATGTCTTTGAAAATACCCCTGCGACCCTGACAGAGCTCCATAATCCCACCTAAATATGGGGAAGGAACCACAATCTTCACGTCCACATACGGTTCTTCGGCTTCCTCAATTTCTGATAACGAGGGAAAGTCTCGGGGGGATTTGACTTCCACCACTTCTCCCTTTTTGGTCAACACTCGGTACACCACATGAGGCGCCGTCGCCACCGCTTCCACTCCGAACTCCCGTTCGATTCGTTCCTGGATGATTTCCATGTGCAGAAGCCCCAAAAACCCGCAGCGAAAACCAAACCCCAGGGCTTCTGAAAAATCGGCTTCAAAGGTCAAAGAAGCATCGTTCAANNNNNNNNNNACCGGATAAAGACCACAGAATACCATCGGTTTCACCTTTCGGTAGCCAGGAATTGGCTCCCGCACCGGGAACGCTGCCGAAGTAACCGTATCTCCCACCCGGCTATCCTGGATATTCTTGATGTTGCAGACGATATATCCCACCTCTCCAGGACCCAGACGCTCCACCTCTTTACGTTCGGGAACAAACACACCCACTTCGGTCACTTCGAACTCCTTCTGGGTAGAAAACATCACGATTTTCATCCCCTTGCGGATTTCTCCATCCATCACCCGCACAAACGGCAACACCCCCCGGTAGGGGTCATACAGGGAATCGAAAATCAGAGCCCTCAAATAGGGGGTCTCTTCTCCCTGAGGAGGGGGAATGAATTCGATGATTTTTTCCATGAGCGTTTCCACTCCAGTACCGTGTTTGGCACTCACCAGCATGATCGGCAAATGGTTCTTCCCCAGAATGGTTTCTATCTCCTTTTCCACTCGTGCCACATCGGCCGCAGGGAGGTCAATCTTATTGATTACCGGAATAATGGTACGCCCCAGAGACAGGGCTACCTGAGCATGGGCCAGCGTCTGGGCTTCCACCCCCTGGGAGGCGTCAACCAGAAGTAACACCCCTTCACAGGACGCTAAAGCCCGGGAGACCTCATAGCTAAAATCCACATGACCAGGGGTATCCAGAAGATTCAAAACGAAGGTTTTGTTTTGAACCTTGGAAAAGTAGTGCAGCCGCACCGCTTTGGCTTTG is a window of Atribacterota bacterium DNA encoding:
- the hemW gene encoding radical SAM family heme chaperone HemW, coding for MKALSVYIHIPFCVTRCRYCDFVSYLWQDRFQVLSYLAFLYQELCLRVERYALAGRTVETVYFGGGTPSLLEPEAIAWVLRAMKEYFSFSPRAEITLEMRPQEGDERKIGDFRGVGVNRLSVGVQSFTPEYLLFLGRDTPKEVLWKTLHETRGHFRYWSMDLIYGLPLQDLSRWQRDLEQALTFAPPHLSVYNLTLHSQSPLFWFFRCHKRLFPSVENESVLWEWTMVRLREAGYRQYEISNFAQPGDECRHNLRYWSDQEYLGLGVSAWSYLKGVRERNTNSLKRYVQALEKHTLPIAFREELPPFRRLGEVMVMGLRKGEGLAMEDLEGYPPSMVAEKLKTVKRLVQEGWLDHSAGRYVLTPRGIVLANQVLAELID
- a CDS encoding CBS domain-containing protein, coding for MLVEEIMLPEILSVNDFDLLRDVLQFLARRKMSGVVVVDLEQRPVGYFVLQNFFQQLMEEAQKEVALTGSIFAALRSKLKDLANREISEFMERKFEYLEAEESVEDILDLFLQTGLELVPVIKENKMVGVVSRVKFLQFLLESK
- a CDS encoding rhomboid family intramembrane serine protease: MIPIRDELPTRRFPVVTVLIIGLNILIFFWQVLFGGSSDQFFFQIGLVPAFLWGRARPLLGVLNPLTTLFTSQFVHGNLFHLLFNMLYLWIFGNNVEDILGHFQFLFFYLACGLTAGLVHALIFPNSLLPVVGASGAIAGVMGGYLVFFPYARVVVMVFWGFFVQFVRVPALVLLGFWILLQIVYGLFSLAFPNYGGVAWFAHLGGFALGALWSKIVSVRLYRHSYW
- a CDS encoding elongation factor 4 (back-translocating Elongation Factor EF4; binds to the ribosome on the universally-conserved alpha-sarcin loop), translated to LNDASLTFEADFSEALGFGFRCGFLGLLHMEIIQERIEREFGVEAVATAPHVVYRVLTKKGEVVEVKSPRDFPSLSEIEEAEEPYVDVKIVVPSPYLGGIMELCQGRRGIFKDMTFLDENTVLLSYELPMVEILLDFYDRLKALSRGYASLDYEFLGYRPARLVRVDILVNKERVDGLSFISCEENASSRARELVKRLKELIPRQLFVVSLQAAISGKVIAREDIPALRKDVLQKCYGGDVTRKRKLLEKQKEGKKRMKAVGKVRIPQEAFLAVLRSDQ
- a CDS encoding GTP-binding protein, which gives rise to MEESAVYRITEIRNFGIIAHIDHGKSTLADRILEICQAVPKEKMREQFLDRMDLERERGITIKAKAVRLHYFSKVQNKTFVLNLLDTPGHVDFSYEVSRALASCEGVLLLVDASQGVEAQTLAHAQVALSLGRTIIPVINKIDLPAADVARVEKEIETILGKNHLPIMLVSAKHGTGVETLMEKIIEFIPPPQGEETPYLRALIFDSLYDPYRGVLPFVRVMDGEIRKGMKIVMFSTQKEFEVTEVGVFVPERKEVERLGPGEVGYIVCNIKNIQDSRVGDTVTSAAFPVREPIPGYRKVKPMVFCGLYPV